A genomic window from Gymnodinialimonas ceratoperidinii includes:
- a CDS encoding FtsB family cell division protein, protein MLRTQSFTRVILPCVLLFVGLYFTFMAVQGSNGLFQRIQVEAERDRLTEELAALRLQTERMEILTRRLSDDYLDLDLLDERARSVLGYVRPDELILP, encoded by the coding sequence ATGTTGCGAACTCAATCCTTCACCCGGGTCATCTTGCCGTGCGTCCTGTTGTTTGTGGGGCTCTACTTCACCTTCATGGCGGTGCAGGGCAGCAACGGCTTGTTCCAACGTATTCAAGTGGAAGCGGAGCGCGACAGGCTGACGGAAGAGCTTGCGGCACTGCGGCTGCAGACCGAGCGGATGGAGATCCTGACCCGCCGGCTCTCTGACGATTACCTCGATCTGGACCTTCTGGACGAGCGCGCGCGCAGCGTGTTGGGATATGTTCGCCCGGACGAATTGATCCTGCCCTAG